In Bacteroidales bacterium, one DNA window encodes the following:
- a CDS encoding NAD-dependent epimerase: MKILVTGSAGFIGYHLVISLVKDTKNQVIGLDNINDYYDLRVKYGRLDNCGIHIQNIKHNVLVQSSIYESYRFIKLDLSDQKHIYQLFKNEEFDVIVNLAAQAGVRYSITNPDTYLQSNIIGFYNILEACRSNKVKHLIYASSSSVYGWNEKLPFSTSDNVDHPISLYAASKKSNELLAHCYSALYNIPSTGLRFFTVYGQWGRPDMALFLFTKNILEGKPIDVYNYGNMMRDFTYIDDIIEGISRVINNPPKGNKDWDSKNPDPSSSKAPYKIYNIGNNSPVRLLDFVKAIEEALHKKAKMNMLPLQPGDVQSSHADVTDLITDMDYKPNTPIKEGMKKFIEWYLEFYGK; the protein is encoded by the coding sequence ATGAAAATCTTAGTTACCGGTTCTGCTGGTTTTATAGGCTATCACTTAGTCATAAGTTTAGTTAAAGATACGAAGAATCAGGTGATTGGTCTGGATAATATAAATGATTATTATGATCTTAGAGTAAAATATGGAAGACTAGATAATTGTGGTATTCATATACAAAATATTAAGCACAATGTATTGGTCCAAAGTTCCATTTATGAAAGTTATCGTTTTATTAAATTAGATTTATCAGATCAAAAGCATATTTACCAGTTATTTAAGAATGAAGAATTTGATGTAATTGTTAACCTTGCAGCCCAAGCTGGAGTACGCTATAGTATTACCAATCCTGATACCTATTTACAGAGCAATATAATTGGCTTTTATAATATTTTAGAAGCTTGTAGAAGTAATAAAGTCAAGCATTTGATATATGCCAGTAGCTCGAGTGTATATGGGTGGAATGAGAAATTGCCTTTTTCAACATCAGATAATGTGGATCATCCTATAAGTCTTTATGCAGCCAGTAAAAAATCAAATGAGTTATTAGCTCATTGTTACAGTGCACTATACAATATACCTTCAACCGGGCTGCGTTTCTTTACAGTCTATGGTCAATGGGGTCGTCCCGACATGGCTCTGTTTCTTTTCACAAAGAATATTCTGGAAGGAAAACCTATCGATGTTTATAATTACGGCAACATGATGCGCGACTTTACCTATATTGATGATATTATTGAAGGAATATCAAGGGTAATAAACAATCCACCTAAGGGAAATAAAGATTGGGATAGTAAAAACCCTGATCCCAGTTCTTCAAAGGCACCATATAAAATTTATAATATAGGGAATAATTCTCCTGTTCGATTATTAGATTTTGTTAAAGCTATCGAAGAAGCACTTCATAAAAAGGCCAAAATGAATATGTTACCACTTCAACCCGGAGATGTCCAATCTTCCCACGCTGATGTAACTGACCTAATT
- a CDS encoding phenylacetate--CoA ligase family protein produces the protein MKTKVQNLISEKIILPLSDLATHQSISKTLNFLMKSQWWSESDLKEYQNEKLRQLIKHAYDNIPYYNDIFKERGLTPKDIQTSDDLIKLPILTKDNIRTNIRNKKIIAKNISKKHIIHQSSSGSTGEPLQYYNTNYALGFNLACAIRAWYWMGYRLGDKYVKISQYDRPIHKKIQDLMNRSKYLPAKELNNKYFNKIVNEMNKYQPKIIRGYPDQMLFLANYVKENNLNIYIPKAIATTGSTLRKSTRESIETYLKSNVYDSYRCEGGANVTQCENRHSYHSSMEYAITEIMYNGKEVEKGERGRLITTDLVNYAVPFIRYDTQDIVTKSNEKCSCGRNLLAIKKIDGRDSDFLITPSGKFLIDVQFDGWFPEIESIEQFQITQVSIDHIIMKFVVNEKYNKREQDRIYNYWQKYIGYDVKLEIQVVDNIQFTKSGKRRYIIRDKSITLPF, from the coding sequence GTGAAAACTAAAGTTCAAAATCTAATCAGCGAGAAGATCATACTTCCACTTAGTGATTTAGCAACTCATCAATCAATTTCAAAAACTTTGAATTTTTTAATGAAAAGCCAATGGTGGTCCGAATCTGATTTAAAAGAATATCAAAATGAAAAATTAAGGCAATTAATTAAACATGCATATGATAATATACCTTATTACAACGATATATTTAAAGAAAGAGGACTTACTCCAAAGGATATTCAAACTAGTGATGATTTAATTAAGCTTCCTATATTAACAAAAGATAATATACGTACTAATATTAGAAACAAAAAAATAATTGCGAAGAACATTTCGAAAAAACATATAATTCACCAGAGCTCTTCTGGTTCAACAGGGGAACCTTTGCAATATTATAATACAAATTACGCTTTAGGCTTTAATCTTGCTTGCGCTATTCGTGCTTGGTATTGGATGGGATATAGATTGGGTGATAAGTATGTGAAAATTAGTCAGTACGATCGACCTATTCATAAGAAGATACAAGATCTAATGAATAGATCAAAATATTTACCAGCTAAGGAATTAAATAATAAATATTTTAACAAGATTGTAAATGAAATGAATAAATATCAACCAAAAATTATACGTGGATATCCAGACCAAATGTTATTTCTAGCAAATTATGTTAAAGAAAATAATCTAAATATTTATATACCCAAAGCGATTGCAACTACAGGTAGTACTTTAAGAAAAAGTACAAGAGAATCAATTGAAACCTATTTAAAGAGTAATGTTTATGATTCATATCGTTGTGAAGGTGGAGCTAATGTAACTCAATGTGAGAACAGACATTCTTATCATTCATCAATGGAGTATGCAATTACAGAGATAATGTATAATGGTAAAGAAGTAGAAAAGGGAGAGAGGGGTCGATTAATAACTACGGATTTAGTTAATTATGCTGTACCATTCATTCGCTATGACACACAAGATATTGTTACTAAATCTAATGAGAAATGTTCATGTGGTAGAAATTTATTAGCTATTAAAAAAATTGATGGACGAGATTCTGATTTTTTAATAACGCCTAGTGGTAAATTCTTAATTGATGTTCAATTTGATGGTTGGTTTCCAGAAATTGAGTCAATAGAACAATTTCAAATTACACAAGTAAGTATTGATCATATCATAATGAAGTTCGTTGTTAATGAAAAGTATAATAAAAGAGAACAAGATAGGATTTATAATTATTGGCAAAAATATATTGGATATGATGTGAAACTTGAAATTCAAGTAGTTGATAATATTCAGTTTACAAAATCAGGGAAAAGAAGATATATAATAAGAGATAAATCTATTACGCTACCATTTTAA
- a CDS encoding CapA family protein: MVKISFLGDIALVGKYNNLYQNNINPFIEIESLLKKGHYVIGNLECLSEGNEGENLKKKPRLKTNKVTLNYLNNLNIGLATLAHNHVYDNLLDGFNKTINFLDANNISHIGASTSKETVRVPLVKKIDDLNFCFLNYVTEDTNPNIPDDAPIFLNYFDITKIKNDIKKYRQKVDYVIVLLHWGGRLEGGNYPDSDQPEIAKKIIDMGANLIVGHHSHTLQPLDIYKGKYIFYSLGNFCFSDFESDNILHKLDLKRRTKSMILNIQFYKDNYQVDFDFIKNNNLNIRIDNTISIEYKKRNRNFQYLKKYNLLWLLYYFKVRYYYRILKKIYNRKKI, from the coding sequence ATGGTTAAAATATCATTTCTTGGAGATATTGCATTAGTCGGGAAATATAATAATTTGTATCAAAATAATATAAATCCATTCATCGAAATCGAATCTCTTTTAAAAAAAGGTCATTATGTAATTGGAAATTTAGAATGCTTGAGTGAGGGAAATGAAGGAGAAAACTTAAAAAAGAAACCAAGACTCAAGACTAATAAAGTAACCTTGAACTATCTCAATAATTTAAATATTGGATTAGCTACCCTAGCTCATAACCATGTATATGATAATTTGTTAGATGGCTTTAATAAGACAATTAACTTTCTGGATGCGAATAATATTAGTCATATTGGAGCTTCAACCTCAAAAGAAACTGTTAGGGTCCCATTAGTAAAAAAAATTGATGATTTAAATTTTTGTTTTTTAAACTATGTAACAGAAGATACTAATCCAAATATACCCGATGATGCACCAATTTTTCTAAACTATTTCGATATTACTAAGATTAAAAATGATATAAAAAAGTACAGACAAAAAGTAGATTATGTTATTGTTCTTTTACACTGGGGAGGAAGATTAGAGGGAGGTAATTATCCAGATTCTGATCAACCAGAAATAGCTAAGAAGATAATTGATATGGGTGCAAACCTTATTGTTGGGCATCATTCCCATACACTACAACCTCTTGATATTTACAAAGGAAAATATATTTTTTATAGTTTAGGGAATTTTTGCTTTTCTGATTTTGAATCCGATAATATATTACATAAATTAGATCTAAAAAGAAGGACAAAATCAATGATTCTTAATATTCAATTTTATAAAGATAATTATCAAGTTGATTTTGATTTTATCAAAAACAATAATCTTAATATCCGAATAGATAATACAATTTCTATAGAATATAAGAAAAGAAATAGAAACTTCCAGTATCTCAAAAAGTACAACTTGTTATGGTTGCTTTATTATTTTAAAGTTAGATATTATTATAGAATTCTTAAAAAAATATACAACCGTAAGAAAATATAA
- a CDS encoding glycosyltransferase, with product MNIIAITVGSYPRGEASTNRNVSILKGLVEIGHNVKILIISPSNKKCASVRLKSGTIEGINFKYTSFSVNWTQSSLKKIIIVFYSIINALIELNKMHMQEKIDAILILTPKSYIIHPILLFANIKKIKTFHERNEHPLLNFLSETNNLSFLSKLRLKYYLYLIIKISGLYVISHFLKSYFTQYIDESRICIVNMTVDFNRFKGNAQSPFDFKYIAYCGTMHGNKDGLENLINAYALIENKIKYKLVLIGDNQDKKINKILKLVKRKQLRDKIIFTGAINSNEIPRYLKNADILALARPDNLQAKGGFPTKLGEYLMTGKPVIITSVGEIPLFLDDCVSAFIAQPDNIEDFAQKILYISNNYNKSLAVGKEGKKIAYKSFNYRIESCKLSKFISNIVNQ from the coding sequence ATGAATATTATTGCCATAACTGTTGGTTCTTATCCTCGTGGAGAAGCTAGCACAAATCGAAATGTATCCATTTTAAAAGGGCTAGTGGAAATAGGTCATAATGTAAAAATTCTAATTATTTCGCCTTCAAATAAAAAATGTGCTAGTGTTAGATTAAAAAGCGGTACAATTGAAGGTATAAATTTTAAATACACTTCATTTTCAGTTAATTGGACCCAATCGTCTCTCAAAAAGATTATTATAGTTTTTTACTCGATAATTAATGCATTAATTGAACTAAATAAAATGCACATGCAGGAAAAAATTGATGCTATCTTGATATTAACACCCAAATCATATATTATTCACCCTATTTTATTATTTGCCAACATCAAAAAAATTAAAACTTTTCATGAAAGAAATGAGCATCCTTTACTTAACTTCCTATCTGAAACTAATAATCTTTCTTTTTTATCGAAATTGAGACTAAAATATTATTTATATTTAATTATTAAAATTTCTGGTTTATATGTTATTAGTCACTTTTTAAAATCTTATTTTACACAATATATTGATGAATCGAGAATTTGTATAGTCAATATGACTGTAGACTTTAATAGATTTAAAGGCAATGCTCAATCACCATTTGATTTTAAATATATTGCCTACTGTGGTACAATGCACGGTAACAAAGATGGCTTAGAAAATCTTATTAATGCTTATGCATTAATAGAAAACAAAATTAAATATAAGCTAGTTTTAATTGGTGATAATCAAGACAAAAAGATAAATAAAATATTGAAATTAGTTAAAAGAAAGCAACTTCGAGATAAAATTATTTTTACTGGAGCAATAAATAGTAATGAGATACCTAGATATCTTAAGAATGCAGATATACTCGCATTGGCAAGACCAGATAATTTACAAGCCAAAGGTGGTTTCCCAACAAAATTAGGTGAATATTTAATGACTGGGAAACCCGTAATAATTACTTCAGTTGGCGAAATTCCTTTATTTTTAGATGATTGTGTTAGTGCATTTATAGCTCAACCTGATAATATCGAAGATTTTGCACAAAAAATCCTTTATATAAGTAACAATTATAATAAATCATTAGCTGTTGGAAAAGAAGGTAAAAAAATAGCATATAAAAGCTTTAATTATCGAATCGAATCTTGTAAACTTTCAAAATTTATTAGTAATATCGTAAATCAGTGA
- the wecB gene encoding UDP-N-acetylglucosamine 2-epimerase (non-hydrolyzing), which yields MKKSNLKVITIVGTRPEIIRLSRVMCLLDKYVNHITVHTGQNYDYELNEIFYKDLELRKPDYYLGVDTSSLGHVLGETLIKVEEVFIKEKPDAVLILGDTNASIAAIIAKRMHIPIYHMEAGNRSFDFNVPEEINRKIIDHTADFNLVYTENSRRHLLSEGLPHRRIYVTGSPMFEVLKHYKDKIDKSDILNKLNLKKKGYFIISAHREENIDSPENLKKIETILNELAREYDVPVIVSTHPRTRKRIEILENIQIDDRIQFLKPFGFMDYNYLQMNTICAISDSGTISEESAILNFPAVTIRNSMERPEAIDAGTIIITGLIPDIVLDSVRLVVDEFEQNKEYKQICSEYKVENTSWRVLKTILGTAKLSNMWWGINT from the coding sequence ATGAAAAAATCAAATTTGAAAGTAATAACAATTGTCGGTACACGCCCGGAGATCATCCGTCTCTCACGTGTAATGTGCCTTCTCGATAAATATGTGAATCACATCACTGTTCATACAGGTCAGAACTATGATTATGAACTAAACGAAATATTTTATAAAGACTTGGAGCTACGTAAACCGGATTATTATTTGGGAGTTGATACAAGTTCTCTCGGACATGTCTTAGGTGAAACACTAATCAAGGTTGAAGAAGTCTTTATCAAAGAAAAACCGGATGCTGTTTTAATTCTTGGTGATACCAATGCTTCTATTGCAGCAATAATAGCCAAAAGAATGCATATTCCAATTTATCACATGGAAGCTGGAAATCGTAGTTTCGATTTCAATGTACCTGAAGAAATAAATCGTAAAATTATTGATCATACAGCAGATTTTAATCTTGTTTATACAGAAAATTCCAGAAGACATCTTCTTTCTGAAGGTTTACCACATCGAAGAATATATGTTACCGGTTCTCCTATGTTTGAAGTACTTAAACATTATAAAGATAAAATTGATAAATCGGACATTCTGAACAAATTGAACTTGAAGAAAAAAGGTTACTTTATTATTAGCGCTCATCGAGAAGAAAATATAGATTCTCCAGAGAATCTTAAAAAAATTGAAACCATTCTAAATGAACTGGCCAGAGAATATGATGTGCCGGTAATTGTTTCTACACATCCTCGCACTCGAAAACGTATAGAAATTTTGGAAAATATTCAAATTGATGATCGAATTCAATTCTTAAAACCTTTTGGTTTTATGGATTATAATTATCTACAAATGAATACAATTTGTGCAATATCTGATAGTGGAACGATTAGTGAAGAGTCTGCAATTCTCAACTTCCCTGCAGTTACAATTCGGAATTCTATGGAAAGACCTGAAGCTATAGATGCGGGCACGATCATTATAACCGGTTTAATTCCTGATATTGTTTTGGATTCTGTGAGATTAGTTGTTGATGAGTTTGAACAAAACAAGGAATATAAACAGATCTGCTCTGAATATAAAGTTGAAAATACTTCCTGGAGAGTTTTGAAAACAATTTTAGGAACTGCTAAATTGAGTAATATGTGGTGGGGGATTAATACTTGA
- a CDS encoding NAD-dependent epimerase/dehydratase family protein — MIKIGITGQSGFIGTHLYNYLGLKEDIQRIEFKDEFFEHQPALDEFVRSCDVIVHLAAMNRHGDPQVIYDTNIRLVRQLIDSLERTHSNPHIIMSSSTQEERGNPYGQSKKEGRKLLIEWAENSGNKFTGMIIPNVFGPFGKPFYNSVVSTFAYQITNGEKPEVQIDAEMKLIYINDLVNKIYQVIIDKAHDFEYLIEYTATAKVTEVLSKLYEFNESYNKNGIFPNLDNYFELCLFNTFRSYLPNKYFPRNFILHTDDRGSFVETVKSLGQGQFSFSTTKPGITRGNHFHTRKVERFAVIKGVALIQLRRIGTDEVINCKLSGEKPGYVDMPVWYTHNITNIGKEELVTLFWINEFFDPEDPDTYYEKV; from the coding sequence ATGATAAAAATTGGTATTACAGGTCAAAGCGGTTTTATAGGTACACATCTTTACAATTATCTTGGTTTGAAAGAAGATATTCAAAGAATTGAATTTAAAGATGAATTCTTTGAGCATCAACCTGCTTTAGATGAATTCGTAAGATCGTGTGATGTAATAGTTCACCTGGCAGCAATGAATCGTCATGGTGATCCGCAGGTTATTTATGATACTAATATCAGGTTAGTAAGGCAACTAATAGATTCCCTCGAAAGAACTCATTCAAATCCGCATATTATAATGTCTTCATCTACTCAGGAAGAGCGGGGTAATCCTTATGGTCAATCCAAGAAAGAAGGTCGCAAACTTCTGATAGAGTGGGCAGAAAATAGTGGTAACAAATTTACCGGAATGATCATTCCTAATGTTTTCGGTCCATTCGGAAAACCATTTTATAATTCTGTAGTTTCTACTTTTGCTTACCAGATCACTAATGGAGAAAAACCGGAAGTTCAAATCGATGCTGAGATGAAACTTATTTACATTAATGATTTAGTTAACAAAATTTATCAGGTAATAATAGATAAAGCACATGATTTTGAATATTTAATTGAATATACAGCTACTGCTAAAGTTACAGAGGTTTTATCAAAGCTTTATGAATTTAATGAATCTTATAATAAGAATGGAATATTCCCTAATTTGGATAATTATTTCGAATTATGTTTATTCAATACATTCCGGTCGTATTTGCCTAACAAATATTTCCCCAGGAATTTTATTTTGCATACTGATGACAGAGGTTCATTTGTAGAAACTGTGAAATCACTCGGACAAGGGCAATTTTCCTTTTCTACCACTAAACCGGGAATTACTCGTGGTAATCATTTTCACACTAGGAAAGTAGAACGATTTGCAGTAATAAAAGGAGTAGCTCTAATTCAACTTCGTCGCATTGGAACTGATGAAGTAATAAATTGCAAACTCAGTGGAGAGAAACCAGGTTATGTTGACATGCCTGTTTGGTATACACATAATATTACGAACATCGGGAAAGAGGAGTTGGTTACATTGTTTTGGATAAATGAGTTTTTCGATCCGGAAGATCCGGATACATATTATGAAAAAGTCTAG
- a CDS encoding polysaccharide biosynthesis protein, which yields MFKNKILLITGGTGSFGNVVLKRLIDSDLKEIRIFSRDEKKQDDMRKKFNNPKIKFYIGNVRDYKSVNSVMNNVDYVFHAAALKQVPTCEFFPMQAVKTNVLGAENVLNVAIANKVKKVIILSTDKAVYPINAMGMSKALMEKVMVAKSRETNYSTVLCGTRYGNVMASRGSVIPLFVEQIKKEKPITITDPNMTRFMMTLDDSVELVLYAFKHGKPGDIFVQKSPASTIRDLAQAIKELYNADNEIKIIGTRHGEKLFESLVNREEMVKAEDLGNYYRIPADVRDLNYNQYFSEGEDKISEVEEYTSHNTTRLDVEGTKKLLLKLDFIKKDIK from the coding sequence ATGTTTAAAAATAAAATATTACTTATCACAGGTGGTACCGGTTCCTTTGGAAACGTAGTTTTAAAACGACTCATCGATTCTGATTTAAAAGAAATTCGCATATTTTCCCGTGATGAGAAAAAACAGGATGATATGCGGAAGAAATTTAATAATCCCAAGATTAAGTTTTATATCGGCAATGTGCGGGATTATAAAAGTGTGAATAGCGTTATGAATAATGTTGATTATGTTTTTCATGCTGCGGCGCTTAAACAGGTTCCAACTTGTGAATTTTTCCCCATGCAGGCGGTAAAAACTAATGTTTTGGGTGCGGAGAATGTTCTTAATGTTGCTATCGCTAATAAAGTAAAAAAAGTTATTATTCTCAGCACAGATAAAGCAGTTTATCCTATCAATGCCATGGGCATGTCCAAGGCATTGATGGAAAAGGTAATGGTGGCAAAGTCTCGTGAAACAAATTATTCAACAGTATTATGCGGAACCAGGTACGGAAATGTGATGGCTTCCCGTGGATCGGTTATTCCGCTATTTGTAGAACAAATAAAAAAGGAGAAACCTATTACAATAACAGATCCCAATATGACCCGTTTTATGATGACCCTGGATGATTCTGTTGAACTGGTTTTATATGCATTCAAGCATGGAAAACCGGGAGACATATTTGTACAGAAGTCTCCAGCGTCAACTATTCGCGATCTTGCCCAAGCTATTAAAGAACTTTATAATGCCGATAATGAAATAAAGATAATTGGAACTCGTCATGGAGAAAAACTATTTGAATCTCTGGTTAATAGAGAAGAAATGGTAAAAGCAGAAGACTTGGGAAATTATTACAGGATTCCTGCTGATGTACGTGATCTTAATTATAATCAGTATTTCTCTGAAGGTGAAGATAAAATATCAGAGGTTGAAGAATATACTTCTCATAATACAACCAGATTGGATGTGGAAGGAACGAAAAAATTGCTACTTAAACTGGACTTCATCAAAAAGGATATTAAATAG